The nucleotide sequence AAGTCTGTCTTCTACTTCAAGgacaaatgtttctttatcGCTGTCTATCATGAGGGTTACAACGTATTCTATTCCGCGGAACACATGTCTAAAGCTGCCCACTGATGGATCAAGAGCTTCTGACCTCACGCTCGAATTCATTGCTGATGGAAGTTGAACTCAACGTTTCTTAATCGTACCAACTGTAATAAATGCAAGTTAACACATTGCTTAGGAGTGTTATTAAGCAGTTACACGGAGAAAAGCGAGTACGAATAGTTCAAAACTTGCATCTTCCAAGATTTAGTTTGTATTTAGCGGGCTAACAACTTTTAACGGCCATTACAATCCCACATAACATTGCAGCAAGACTCTATGAAGGAGTGGTTACAAAGTAAGATGGCGGCTGAATTGACCATGTAAGCGAATGTTAGCCGGTTTGCTTCGTAATTCCTcgtcttttgataaaaaatgcCAGCTCCAACcggagaagaaagaaagaaatgtcacGCGGCGCGAGATAGCTATTTCGCTTGCCTGAAGTCAAATGGAAACGAAGAATCCGCGTGTGCAAAGGAGAAAGATCAGTACACCGCGGTTTGTCCTGCAGCATGGGTAAGTGCATTTTAAACCGTCACTTTCCGCTGCGGTTTgtgcaattattattattttccttaAGACTAAAGTACAGTTCCCCGTTCAATCCAAAAATAGGCATTAATAGGGATCTCAAATCTGAAAAATTTAGATCAGAACCTCACGAATGTGTCGGAC is from Pocillopora verrucosa isolate sample1 chromosome 7, ASM3666991v2, whole genome shotgun sequence and encodes:
- the LOC131774146 gene encoding cytochrome c oxidase assembly factor 6 homolog; this translates as MPAPTGEERKKCHAARDSYFACLKSNGNEESACAKEKDQYTAVCPAAWVSYFARKRVYDEYKKKLNEEGFLLTEEQPSKSKQ